Proteins from a single region of Acidobacteriota bacterium:
- a CDS encoding Crp/Fnr family transcriptional regulator, with the protein MVASGFLQRIPLFRNLTAEELEMMRHVFQEREYKKNQVIFVEEDAGRFAYVVKFGELKVIQTSPDGRENILAIHHAGDTFGEMSMIDGKTTPATVVAKEDCRIISISKHHFDTVLMKNPRVILALLQILCGRLRESWKTIQVLKYNEAGMRIKQLLLNFAKSDGVSRPEGILINLKITHQEISEMVGVSRETVSRAISRFQRQKYLFMDHHRFILLDHPFWREM; encoded by the coding sequence ATGGTTGCCAGCGGTTTTCTCCAGCGCATCCCCCTCTTCCGGAACCTCACCGCCGAGGAACTGGAGATGATGCGTCACGTTTTCCAGGAGCGGGAGTACAAGAAGAACCAGGTGATCTTCGTGGAGGAGGATGCCGGCCGCTTCGCCTACGTGGTGAAGTTCGGCGAACTGAAGGTCATCCAGACCTCCCCGGACGGTCGCGAGAACATCCTGGCCATCCACCACGCGGGGGACACCTTCGGGGAGATGTCGATGATCGACGGGAAGACGACCCCCGCCACCGTCGTGGCCAAGGAGGACTGCCGCATCATCAGCATCTCCAAGCACCACTTCGACACGGTCCTCATGAAGAACCCCCGGGTGATCCTGGCCTTGTTGCAAATTTTGTGCGGTCGCCTGCGAGAATCTTGGAAAACGATCCAGGTTTTAAAGTATAATGAGGCAGGGATGCGCATCAAGCAGTTGCTACTGAACTTCGCCAAGTCGGACGGTGTCAGCAGGCCCGAGGGCATCCTGATCAACCTGAAGATCACGCACCAGGAGATCTCGGAAATGGTGGGAGTTTCCAGGGAAACGGTCAGCCGAGCGATATCCCGGTTCCAGCGTCAGAAATACCTCTTCATGGATCACCACCGGTTCATCCTTCTGGACCACCCGTTCTGGAGGGAGATGTAA